The following nucleotide sequence is from Novosphingobium sp. KA1.
ATAGGGGTTTTGGGATAGTTGCTGCCCTACTGGCTCACGAGAGTGTTGAGCGCCGAGAGCAGCGACACTGCGGATCCTATGATGACGAGCAACGCCGCCATCAGGAACACAAAGATGATCAGCGTATATGATCCGGTCAGGTCATTGTCTTGCCTCCCTGCTGTACGGACGGGAGCCAGATCACGCAGGGCGCGTAACGAGCGAGCGCGGTTTCCATTGGCCAACGGCCGTTGTTCCTCCGCGAAGCTGTCGACTGCCTGCGCTACCTCGGTCTGTGTGTCCGTGGGTTCGTCAACACGGACATCAGGGCAGGAATCGCGGTTCTCGCCTAGGGGCAATAAATGAGGGGGCAAAAAATGTTGGAATTCTGATGGGGCATTTTGTGCCTCCCAGGCCACGAACATCTGGGCTGCGACCCTGCGGGAAACCCCGCCCAATATCTGGCGCGCCTCGAATATGAGATTGTTCACGGTGCTGGGCGACAGACCCAGAATCAGGCCGATTTCCTTGGCGGAATAGCTTTTTGCCGCTTCGCGCAGGCAGTCGCCATGCCGCCGGCTGAGAAGCTTCATCTTGTCCGAATGGTCTGTAACCAAGGGCATTTCCCGTCGCCCTCCTCGGGCAATATGAAGTCGCACCTTTCCTGCTGCGCGTCGTATCCGATCTTCCGGCTATGCCTGCCGGTAACGGTGTCGAATTCGATCACATGCCGCTTCAGACTATACCTCTCCGATCCGCCTGGTGACAGGTCAAACAGGCGATTGGTCAAGGGAATCAACGATATGTAGCCTTAAGGCAACGGTAGACGGTTAAAATCTATTAACCCGGTTCGTACGGGCGACGACTCGCTTTTTACGCCGACGTCAATTCGAGTCGGGCGCGAGCGGGATGCGGCGAAAGGGAGGGGGAGGGCGAATGGCGCACGAAACGAGGTATCGTCATGCGAAGCTCCCACTGGATGTCACCCGTTGCCGACATCCGCATATCCCCCGCCCATGCAGGAAGCGAGCATCGTGGCCCCACCACCTGACCTC
It contains:
- a CDS encoding LuxR C-terminal-related transcriptional regulator translates to MKLLSRRHGDCLREAAKSYSAKEIGLILGLSPSTVNNLIFEARQILGGVSRRVAAQMFVAWEAQNAPSEFQHFLPPHLLPLGENRDSCPDVRVDEPTDTQTEVAQAVDSFAEEQRPLANGNRARSLRALRDLAPVRTAGRQDNDLTGSYTLIIFVFLMAALLVIIGSAVSLLSALNTLVSQ